The Phalacrocorax carbo unplaced genomic scaffold, bPhaCar2.1 SCAFFOLD_60, whole genome shotgun sequence genome contains the following window.
CGCTGAGCCTGGGGCCGCTCGTGACACTGGTGCTGGCGGAGGACGGGACAGCCGTGGAGAGTGAGGGGTTTTTCGGGGCACTGGCACCCCACACCCTCCTCATGGCCCTGGCACCAGGGCAGTGCTGGGAGCCGGCCAAGGTGAGACACCCCCAGCtacacccccagcaccccaatagCCCCAGATATCCCCCCGTGGCCTCCCCGGGCCCCCCGACACCCCAGtaacccccacccctccccccaggcCAGGCCGTGTGGGGAGCGCTgggagccggggccgggggggtcccgcCGTGGGGAGGAGGTGGCCCGCGTGACGCTGTCCCTGGCCAAGTCGAGCCCCCACGACCTGGTGGGGCAGCTGCGGGTGACGGCGGCCGTCAGGGGCCTGCGCTGTGACGTGGGG
Protein-coding sequences here:
- the LOC135311011 gene encoding lipid transferase CIDEB-like, coding for MDVLRAVARRAWPAPAPQPRPFWVCDRRRGRPRGVVAASLQELQQQAGEALSLGPLVTLVLAEDGTAVESEGFFGALAPHTLLMALAPGQCWEPAKARPCGERWEPGPGGSRRGEEVARVTLSLAKSSPHDLVGQLRVTAAVRGLRCDVGGLGPERLLRELLRLMVAVTRTVGQSLLGLSAALRRLLDVAPTQRVTYDG